In the Deinococcus carri genome, one interval contains:
- a CDS encoding DNA-directed RNA polymerase subunit beta yields MSLTDQKPRIERFGEITEVIPLPNLTEVQVNSFKAFLQADRAPDAREDSGLQSAFREVFPIDETEKGRSTGLVLDFLEYRLGEPPYTPEECREKDLTYQAPMYAKLQLIHKDSGLIKEDQVFLGDLPLMTEDGSFVINGADRVVISQIHRSPGVYFTSSYKGIKKLYTAAIIPMPKRGPWIELEFNAGVLEMKVNKRKFPVSLLLRVLGYDDAQLRALFTEFDTETELPEDKSAGMSADEALLRLFTVLRPGDPPKRDKAIQYLYGLLADPKRYDLGEPGRFKMNTKLGTTRQERTLLTFQDGRFSDAGLVDTIRYLMALQQGLETVGIGADADGVVNEVPVTEDDIDHLGNRRVRTVGELLADQLRVGMGRMARGVRERMLLGNPDAATPTKLVNNRPIVAAMREFFGRSQLSQFKDQTNPLSDLRHKRRISALGPGGLTRERAGFDVRDVHRTHYGRICPIETPEGANIGLISSLSSYSKVNDLGFIEAPYRRVEGSRVTDDVIYMTADIEDRYTIAQANSPLNADGTFADERVLARRKGDPLLYTPDEVDFMDVSPKQIVSINTSLIPFLEHDDANRALMGSNMQSQAVPLVRADSPAVGTGVEERVVTDSGTSVISDVTGRVTYVDARAIQVTLTEDAPQAGLVQGNVRTFELVRFTRSNQGTNLDQHPIVQVGEEVTAGQVIADGPASDLGRLALGQNITIAIMPFDGFNFEDAICISEGLVRKDFYTSVHIEKDEIEARDTKLGPEKITRDIPGLSEAALRDLDEDGIVRVGAEVKPGDILVGKTSFKGESEPTPEERLLRSIFGEKAREVKDTSLRVQSGQGGIVVKTVRFRRGDEGVDLKPGVREMVRVYVAQKRQLQVGDKVANRHGNKGVVSKILPPEDMPYLEDGTPVDLVFNPLGVPSRMNLGQILETHLGEVARLTGQKFVTPVFDSATEVAIKEMLEVAAAERLQRRKDEGFELDKREQEVLDRAGKLGVIGAPSGDYEPAQMQLARTGKSILFDGRTGEPISGPVVVGTMYVMKLYHMVEDKLHARSTGPYSLITQQPLGGKAQFGGQRFGEMEVWALEAYGAAHTLQEMLTIKSDDIDGRDAAYQSIVKGEEVSGSTIPESFKVLVKELHSLGLDVEVLDNNDKAVDIFEGMMPKR; encoded by the coding sequence ATGAGTCTTACCGATCAGAAACCGCGCATTGAGCGTTTTGGTGAGATCACCGAAGTGATCCCGCTGCCCAACCTGACCGAAGTGCAGGTCAATTCCTTCAAGGCGTTCCTGCAAGCCGACCGGGCACCCGACGCGCGCGAGGACAGCGGGTTGCAGAGTGCCTTCCGCGAAGTCTTTCCCATCGATGAAACCGAAAAGGGCCGCTCGACCGGGCTGGTGCTGGACTTCCTGGAGTACCGCCTGGGTGAGCCGCCCTACACGCCCGAGGAGTGCCGCGAAAAGGACCTGACCTACCAGGCCCCGATGTACGCCAAGCTCCAGCTGATCCACAAGGACAGCGGCCTGATCAAGGAAGATCAGGTGTTCCTGGGCGACCTGCCGCTGATGACCGAGGACGGCTCCTTCGTGATCAACGGGGCCGACCGCGTGGTGATCTCGCAGATTCACCGCTCGCCCGGCGTGTACTTCACCTCCTCCTACAAGGGGATCAAGAAGCTGTACACGGCGGCCATCATCCCCATGCCCAAGCGTGGCCCCTGGATTGAACTGGAGTTCAACGCGGGTGTGCTGGAGATGAAGGTCAACAAGCGCAAGTTCCCGGTGTCGCTGCTGCTGCGCGTGCTGGGCTACGACGATGCCCAGCTGCGCGCGCTGTTCACCGAGTTCGACACGGAAACCGAACTGCCCGAGGACAAGAGCGCGGGCATGAGTGCCGACGAGGCCCTGCTGCGCCTCTTCACGGTGCTGCGTCCCGGCGACCCGCCCAAGCGCGACAAGGCGATCCAGTACCTCTACGGCCTGCTGGCCGACCCCAAGCGCTACGACCTGGGCGAACCCGGCCGCTTCAAGATGAACACCAAGCTGGGCACCACGCGCCAGGAACGCACCCTGCTGACCTTCCAGGACGGCCGCTTCAGCGACGCGGGTCTGGTGGACACCATCCGCTACCTGATGGCGCTTCAGCAGGGCCTGGAAACCGTGGGCATCGGCGCGGACGCGGACGGCGTGGTGAACGAGGTCCCCGTCACCGAGGATGACATCGACCACCTCGGCAACCGCCGCGTGCGCACGGTGGGCGAACTGCTGGCCGACCAGCTCCGCGTGGGCATGGGCCGCATGGCGCGCGGCGTGCGCGAGCGCATGCTGCTGGGCAACCCCGACGCCGCCACCCCCACCAAGCTGGTGAACAACCGCCCCATCGTGGCCGCGATGCGCGAGTTCTTCGGCCGCAGCCAGCTCTCGCAGTTCAAGGACCAGACCAACCCGCTGTCGGACCTGCGCCACAAGCGCCGCATTTCCGCGCTGGGGCCGGGCGGCCTGACGCGCGAGCGCGCGGGCTTCGACGTGCGCGACGTGCACCGCACGCACTACGGGCGCATCTGCCCCATCGAGACGCCCGAAGGCGCGAACATCGGTCTGATCTCCTCGCTGTCGAGCTACTCGAAGGTGAACGACCTGGGCTTCATCGAGGCCCCGTATCGCCGCGTCGAGGGCAGCCGGGTCACCGACGACGTGATCTACATGACCGCCGACATCGAGGACCGTTACACCATCGCGCAGGCCAACAGCCCGCTGAACGCGGACGGCACCTTCGCCGACGAGCGCGTGCTGGCGCGCCGCAAGGGTGACCCGCTGCTGTACACGCCCGACGAAGTGGACTTCATGGACGTGTCGCCCAAGCAGATCGTCTCGATCAACACCTCGCTGATTCCCTTCCTGGAGCACGACGACGCCAACCGCGCGCTGATGGGTTCCAACATGCAGTCGCAGGCCGTGCCGCTCGTGCGCGCCGACAGCCCCGCCGTGGGCACCGGCGTCGAGGAGCGCGTGGTGACGGACTCGGGCACCAGCGTGATCAGCGACGTGACGGGCCGCGTGACCTACGTGGATGCCCGCGCGATTCAGGTGACGCTGACCGAGGACGCCCCGCAGGCCGGACTGGTGCAGGGTAACGTCCGCACCTTCGAACTCGTGCGCTTCACCCGCTCCAACCAGGGCACCAACCTCGACCAGCACCCCATCGTGCAGGTGGGCGAGGAGGTGACGGCCGGGCAGGTTATCGCCGACGGTCCCGCCTCCGACCTGGGCCGCCTGGCGCTGGGCCAGAACATCACCATCGCGATCATGCCCTTCGACGGCTTCAACTTCGAGGACGCGATCTGCATCTCCGAGGGCCTGGTCCGCAAGGACTTCTACACCTCGGTCCACATCGAAAAAGACGAGATCGAGGCCCGCGACACCAAGCTGGGGCCGGAAAAGATCACCCGCGACATCCCCGGTCTCTCGGAAGCCGCGCTGCGCGACCTCGACGAGGACGGCATCGTGCGCGTGGGCGCGGAAGTCAAGCCCGGCGACATTCTGGTGGGCAAGACGAGCTTCAAGGGCGAATCCGAACCCACCCCCGAAGAGCGGCTGCTGCGCTCGATCTTCGGTGAGAAGGCCCGTGAGGTGAAGGACACCTCGCTGCGCGTGCAGTCCGGCCAGGGCGGCATCGTGGTGAAGACGGTGCGCTTCCGCCGCGGCGACGAGGGCGTGGACCTCAAGCCCGGCGTGCGCGAGATGGTGCGCGTGTACGTGGCCCAGAAGCGTCAGCTTCAGGTGGGCGACAAGGTGGCGAACCGCCACGGGAACAAGGGCGTGGTCTCCAAGATCCTGCCCCCCGAGGACATGCCCTACCTGGAAGACGGCACCCCCGTGGACCTCGTGTTCAACCCGCTCGGCGTGCCCTCCCGCATGAACCTCGGCCAGATTCTGGAAACGCACCTCGGTGAGGTCGCGCGCCTGACCGGGCAGAAGTTCGTGACGCCAGTGTTCGACTCCGCGACCGAAGTGGCGATCAAGGAGATGCTGGAAGTCGCCGCCGCCGAGCGCCTCCAGCGCCGCAAGGACGAGGGCTTCGAACTCGACAAGCGCGAGCAGGAAGTGCTCGACCGCGCCGGGAAGCTGGGCGTCATCGGCGCGCCGAGCGGCGACTACGAACCCGCGCAGATGCAGCTCGCCCGCACCGGCAAGAGCATCCTGTTCGACGGCCGCACCGGCGAGCCGATCAGCGGCCCCGTGGTGGTCGGCACCATGTACGTGATGAAGCTCTACCACATGGTGGAAGACAAGCTGCACGCCCGCTCCACCGGCCCCTACAGCCTGATCACCCAGCAGCCGCTGGGCGGCAAGGCGCAGTTCGGCGGCCAGCGCTTCGGCGAGATGGAAGTGTGGGCACTGGAAGCTTACGGCGCGGCGCACACCCTCCAGGAGATGCTCACCATCAAGTCCGACGACATCGACGGCCGCGACGCCGCCTACCAGAGCATCGTCAAGGGCGAGGAAGTCTCGGGCAGCACCATCCCCGAGTCCTTCAAGGTGCTCGTCAAGGAACTCCACTCGCTCGGCCTGGACGTCGAGGTGCTGGACAACAACGACAAGGCCGTGGACATCTTCGAAGGGATGATGCCGAAGCGCTAA